A single Microbacterium protaetiae DNA region contains:
- the pgsA gene encoding CDP-diacylglycerol--glycerol-3-phosphate 3-phosphatidyltransferase, with protein MTVPRQLPNAITIVRILCAPIFLWMLLADGGADGPLRWWAAVLFIVAIATDGIDGAIARRNGIVTDLGKILDPIADKALTGCAFVGLSILGELWWWVTILVLVREIGITVYRFIVVGDHVLAAAWMGKLKTVAQAVALGLALVPLWTVVGEWILWVNGVLMAVAVILTVASGIDYLVSEVRAARAKGTR; from the coding sequence GTGACAGTACCGCGCCAGCTGCCCAATGCGATCACCATCGTGCGCATCCTGTGCGCTCCGATCTTTCTCTGGATGCTGCTGGCCGACGGCGGTGCCGATGGGCCGCTGCGCTGGTGGGCGGCCGTGCTGTTCATCGTGGCCATCGCCACCGATGGCATCGATGGGGCGATAGCACGCCGCAACGGGATCGTGACCGATCTGGGCAAGATCCTCGACCCGATCGCCGACAAGGCGCTGACCGGTTGTGCGTTCGTCGGTCTGTCGATCCTCGGCGAGCTGTGGTGGTGGGTGACCATCCTGGTGCTGGTGCGCGAGATCGGCATCACCGTGTACCGCTTCATCGTGGTGGGCGATCACGTTCTCGCCGCGGCCTGGATGGGCAAGCTGAAGACCGTCGCGCAGGCGGTGGCGCTTGGCCTGGCGCTGGTGCCGCTGTGGACGGTGGTGGGGGAGTGGATCCTCTGGGTGAACGGGGTGCTGATGGCCGTGGCCGTGATCCTCACCGTCGCCAGCGGCATCGACTATCTCGTCAGCGAAGTACGCGCGGCGCGCGCCAAGGGCACACGATGA
- a CDS encoding CinA family protein, protein MTALPEAERLLRRLGERGWTIGVAESLTGGLVAASLVDVPGASAWLRGAVVAYATDLKQAILGVDAALLAAHGPVDPEVARQMADGIRTVTGRHGVRTDVGVSTTGIAGPESPDGQPVGTVHIGVSTPDGTHAVSIVLDGDRGAIRHEAVRRALAAVIDAL, encoded by the coding sequence ATGACCGCGCTGCCCGAAGCCGAGCGGCTGCTGCGGCGGCTTGGGGAGCGCGGGTGGACGATCGGCGTCGCCGAATCGCTGACCGGGGGCCTGGTCGCGGCATCCCTCGTCGACGTGCCGGGGGCATCGGCCTGGCTGCGCGGGGCCGTGGTCGCCTACGCGACCGACCTCAAGCAGGCGATCCTGGGGGTGGATGCCGCGCTCCTTGCCGCGCACGGGCCGGTGGATCCCGAGGTCGCGCGACAGATGGCCGACGGCATCCGCACGGTGACCGGCCGCCACGGCGTGCGCACCGACGTGGGGGTCTCCACCACCGGAATCGCGGGTCCCGAGTCGCCTGACGGGCAGCCGGTGGGCACCGTGCACATCGGGGTCTCGACGCCCGACGGCACGCATGCGGTCTCGATCGTCCTCGACGGCGACCGCGGCGCTATCCGGCACGAGGCTGTCCGGCGTGCGCTGGCGGCCGTGATCGACGCATTATGA
- a CDS encoding helix-turn-helix domain-containing protein — translation MILVRQEIGEVLRDFRQQKGHTLRQVAGRASVALGYLSEVERGQKEASSEILASVADALDVPISTIMREVGDRISVLEGLQTFPDVVPDDLVAEVGPELSLR, via the coding sequence ATGATCCTGGTTCGTCAAGAGATCGGCGAAGTGCTTCGCGACTTCCGCCAGCAGAAGGGCCACACCCTCCGTCAGGTGGCCGGTCGCGCCAGTGTCGCGCTCGGGTACCTCAGCGAAGTGGAGCGTGGGCAGAAAGAGGCCTCGAGCGAGATCCTCGCTTCGGTGGCTGACGCGCTCGATGTTCCGATCTCCACCATCATGCGTGAGGTCGGCGACCGCATCTCGGTGCTGGAGGGTCTGCAGACCTTCCCCGACGTGGTCCCCGACGACCTGGTGGCCGAGGTCGGACCCGAACTCTCGCTGCGCTGA
- a CDS encoding DUF3046 domain-containing protein, whose translation MRRSEFQRAVADEFGTRGAALVADLSLPAVGGRTAAEAMDAGIPPREVWLALCEEMDVPPSHRHGVGRMEPRRR comes from the coding sequence GTGCGGCGCAGCGAATTCCAGCGCGCGGTCGCCGATGAGTTCGGCACCCGTGGAGCGGCACTGGTGGCCGATCTGTCTCTTCCTGCCGTGGGCGGACGCACCGCGGCAGAGGCGATGGATGCCGGCATCCCGCCGCGGGAGGTCTGGCTGGCCCTGTGCGAAGAGATGGATGTGCCGCCGTCGCACCGACACGGCGTGGGCAGGATGGAGCCGCGTCGACGCTGA
- the recA gene encoding recombinase RecA produces MPTPADREKALESALAQIDRQFGKGSVMRLGSDERAPVEVIPTGSIALDVALGVGGLPRGRIIEIYGPESSGKTTLTLHAIANVQKAGGIAAFVDAEHALDPDYAKKLGVDIDQLLVSQPDTGEQALEIADMLIRSGAIDLVVIDSVAALVPRAEIEGEMGDSHVGLQARLMSQALRKLTGGLNQTKTTAIFINQLREKIGVFFGSPETTAGGKALKFYASVRLDIRRIETLKDGSEAVGNRTRVKVVKNKMAPPFKQAEFDILYGIGISREGSLIDFGVEHGIVKKSGAWYTYEGEQLGQGKENARNFLIKNADMAAEIESKIKTKLGIGVPKAVEEIAEDELAQRRPA; encoded by the coding sequence ATGCCCACACCAGCAGACCGCGAAAAGGCCCTGGAATCGGCCCTCGCACAGATCGACCGGCAGTTCGGAAAGGGCTCGGTCATGCGACTGGGCAGCGACGAGCGCGCCCCGGTCGAGGTCATCCCCACCGGCTCGATCGCCCTCGACGTCGCCCTCGGCGTGGGCGGACTTCCCCGCGGGCGCATCATCGAGATCTACGGCCCCGAGTCGTCGGGTAAGACGACGCTCACGCTGCACGCGATCGCCAACGTGCAGAAGGCGGGCGGCATCGCCGCGTTCGTCGACGCCGAGCACGCGCTCGATCCCGACTACGCGAAGAAGCTCGGCGTCGACATCGACCAGCTGCTCGTGTCTCAGCCCGACACCGGTGAGCAGGCGCTCGAGATCGCCGACATGCTGATCCGCTCGGGCGCCATCGACCTGGTCGTGATCGACTCCGTGGCCGCCCTTGTGCCGCGCGCCGAGATCGAGGGAGAGATGGGTGACTCGCATGTGGGCCTGCAGGCCCGGCTGATGTCGCAGGCGCTGCGCAAGCTGACCGGTGGGCTGAACCAGACCAAGACCACCGCGATCTTCATCAACCAGTTGCGTGAGAAGATCGGCGTGTTCTTCGGCTCGCCCGAGACCACCGCGGGCGGCAAAGCGTTGAAGTTCTACGCGTCGGTGCGCCTGGACATCCGTCGCATCGAGACGCTGAAAGACGGTTCCGAGGCAGTCGGAAACCGCACCCGTGTGAAGGTCGTCAAGAACAAGATGGCGCCGCCGTTCAAGCAGGCGGAGTTCGACATCCTCTACGGAATCGGCATCTCGCGCGAGGGCAGCCTCATCGACTTCGGCGTCGAGCACGGCATCGTCAAGAAGTCCGGCGCCTGGTACACCTACGAGGGTGAACAGCTCGGTCAGGGTAAAGAGAACGCGCGCAACTTCCTGATCAAGAACGCCGACATGGCGGCAGAGATCGAGAGCAAGATCAAGACGAAGCTCGGCATCGGTGTTCCCAAGGCAGTCGAGGAGATCGCCGAAGACGAGCTGGCGCAGCGCCGGCCCGCCTGA
- a CDS encoding regulatory protein RecX has product MAEDRGGESNDQLAPVIPLFGSSAPAWRSTWEDEPGDDDATAAQIDEAARGEREAAEHGLTRKLRTRQLSVAEARAVVAEKDLDASMVDVVIQTFLRRGYLDDQALAGQLVRSAVERKGQGRTVIARTLAGRGIPRDVVDAALAELPDDDAERALEFARQKVRSMRGLAHDVALRRLVGQLARRGYGSAALDAARRALDDVEE; this is encoded by the coding sequence ATGGCTGAGGACCGCGGGGGCGAGAGCAACGACCAGCTCGCCCCCGTCATCCCGCTCTTCGGGAGCAGTGCACCCGCCTGGCGCTCCACGTGGGAGGACGAGCCTGGCGACGACGATGCCACCGCCGCGCAGATCGACGAGGCGGCCCGGGGCGAGCGCGAGGCCGCCGAGCATGGTCTCACCCGAAAGCTGCGCACCCGCCAGCTGTCGGTGGCCGAGGCGCGGGCGGTGGTGGCTGAGAAAGACCTCGATGCCTCAATGGTCGACGTTGTCATCCAGACGTTCCTCCGGCGCGGCTACCTCGACGATCAGGCGCTGGCCGGGCAACTCGTGCGCTCGGCCGTCGAGCGCAAGGGGCAGGGACGCACGGTCATCGCACGCACGCTCGCCGGGCGCGGCATCCCTCGTGACGTGGTCGACGCCGCGCTGGCCGAACTGCCCGACGACGATGCCGAGCGGGCTCTCGAGTTCGCCAGGCAGAAGGTGCGTTCGATGCGCGGCCTTGCGCACGACGTGGCGCTGCGCCGGCTGGTCGGGCAACTCGCCAGACGTGGATACGGCTCGGCGGCACTGGATGCCGCGCGCCGTGCCCTCGACGACGTCGAGGAATGA
- a CDS encoding 1-phosphofructokinase family hexose kinase, with the protein MSDAAGHAPILTVTVNPALDVTTSVDRVVAEHKMRCGSTRLDPGGGGINVSRAIRNLGGISTALYTAGGPTGQAYRQLLEQDGITARAIRIAESTRESFTVDELSTGEQFRFVLQGPQFAEQEWRALLTAVEEELPHGGYVVASGSIPPGVPADFYARIAHLAASRDAHAIIDSSGASLRAALDEGVHLVAPSRRELAELVSADLDDLDAQIGAAQQLIADGRSSLVALTLGGAGAVMVSSEAVVRLPAAAVTVRSTVGAGDAFLAGLVLRLAQGHAVAEAFRTAVAAGAATAALPGTALCDAESVARLEHELDAA; encoded by the coding sequence ATGTCGGATGCTGCCGGACACGCCCCGATCCTGACCGTCACCGTGAACCCCGCGCTGGATGTGACCACCTCGGTCGACCGCGTCGTGGCCGAGCACAAGATGCGCTGCGGCTCGACGCGGCTCGACCCGGGTGGCGGCGGGATCAACGTCTCCCGCGCCATCCGCAACCTGGGCGGCATCTCGACGGCGCTCTACACGGCGGGCGGGCCGACCGGGCAGGCGTACCGCCAACTGCTCGAACAAGACGGCATCACCGCCCGCGCCATCCGCATCGCCGAGAGCACCCGCGAGAGCTTCACGGTGGACGAGCTCTCCACCGGCGAACAGTTCCGCTTCGTTCTGCAAGGCCCGCAGTTCGCCGAGCAGGAATGGCGTGCGCTGCTGACCGCCGTCGAAGAAGAACTGCCGCACGGCGGCTACGTGGTGGCCAGCGGCAGTATTCCACCGGGCGTCCCGGCAGACTTCTATGCTCGGATAGCGCATCTGGCGGCGAGCCGGGATGCGCATGCCATCATCGACTCCTCGGGTGCCTCCTTGCGCGCCGCGCTCGACGAGGGGGTGCACCTGGTGGCGCCGAGTCGGCGCGAGCTCGCCGAGCTCGTGAGCGCTGACCTCGATGACCTGGATGCGCAGATCGGCGCAGCTCAGCAGCTCATCGCCGACGGCCGCAGCTCGCTGGTCGCACTCACGCTCGGCGGCGCGGGCGCCGTGATGGTGTCATCCGAAGCGGTGGTACGACTGCCGGCTGCCGCGGTGACGGTGCGCAGCACCGTGGGCGCCGGGGATGCGTTCCTCGCCGGTCTGGTCCTGCGCCTGGCACAGGGCCACGCCGTCGCCGAGGCCTTCCGCACCGCCGTCGCCGCAGGGGCCGCCACCGCCGCCCTGCCGGGCACCGCACTGTGCGACGCCGAGAGTGTCGCACGCCTCGAGCACGAGCTGGATGCAGCCTGA
- a CDS encoding biotin/lipoyl-binding protein: MTDGIDRAQPRRGLGTLFATRRRKLLASATVAVLVVGGGTGVALAATRGDDGRYRTATAEKADVTETLALTGQVSSADSAAAAFQVSGTVGTVLVKLGDEVAAGQKLATLDTTSLKNAVTSAQDTLAKDQQQLEDDLDAQSTGTTSSTSSAASAQTSSESALSGGVAAASAGEASSASRTPAPSTTPRTTVDSDPASSSTAAAAQRSPSAAPTTGTEPAAATESAAVTAAKKKVTSAQQALLDEYEVATAAQTASAAATTDAQKVCAPFLDAKVDADGTLTPADTDTSADTPTSDPTPTAPADDDPTTDPTADPTADPTTDAATTGDAADDSSDQLGNAQALLQDCQSSISDTLDKQKATAAAQSALQDAAQKLDDAVAALLKALDNDTQTTTGDVPSPSKTSAPTTGSTQKPSTGSSNAATGSGSSSAPGSSGTAPSSEPSGAGSSGTTGSSAGAGSSGGAGSSAGSGGGSGSPTSTNSKTITAEQILADRAQIDLAQSQVSVAEQNLGFATLSSPISGTVVSVALAAGDEVSAASTTAVITVQGEGGYIVTSTVALAKIAKVAAGQSASVALPAFAKTYTGTVASIGVQNVSETSTPTYSVTIAIDAGDDDVRIGATARATVTLSTAHDVLTVPSSAVTLSGSQASVVLLKDGTPQQTSVEVGATGTERIEITKGISAGQTVVLADLDEQIASTSDTTSSNGLTGLSGSRSSRGGFTGGGFTGGGFSGGQGAPPAG; this comes from the coding sequence ATGACTGACGGGATCGACCGGGCACAGCCGCGGCGCGGGCTGGGCACGCTGTTCGCAACGCGGCGTCGAAAGCTGCTCGCCAGCGCAACGGTGGCGGTGCTGGTGGTCGGTGGCGGAACAGGCGTCGCTCTCGCGGCCACGCGCGGCGATGACGGGCGGTATCGCACCGCAACGGCCGAGAAGGCCGACGTCACCGAGACCCTCGCGCTGACCGGGCAAGTCTCCTCGGCCGACAGCGCGGCCGCGGCCTTCCAGGTGTCGGGCACCGTCGGCACGGTGCTGGTCAAGCTCGGCGACGAGGTCGCGGCCGGTCAGAAGCTGGCCACTCTCGACACCACGTCGCTGAAGAACGCCGTCACCTCCGCCCAAGACACGCTCGCCAAGGATCAGCAGCAGCTCGAAGACGATCTCGACGCGCAGAGCACCGGCACAACGTCTTCGACATCATCAGCGGCATCCGCACAGACCTCGTCGGAGTCTGCCCTCTCCGGTGGGGTGGCTGCCGCATCGGCAGGCGAAGCGTCGTCGGCATCCCGCACCCCCGCGCCGTCGACGACGCCCCGGACGACAGTCGACTCAGACCCGGCGTCCTCCTCGACCGCCGCGGCCGCACAGCGCAGCCCGTCTGCTGCGCCGACCACCGGCACGGAGCCGGCAGCGGCGACCGAGAGCGCCGCAGTCACGGCGGCCAAGAAGAAGGTCACCAGCGCACAGCAGGCGCTCCTCGATGAGTACGAGGTGGCAACCGCCGCCCAGACCGCGTCTGCGGCCGCGACGACAGATGCGCAGAAGGTCTGTGCACCGTTCCTCGACGCGAAGGTCGACGCCGACGGAACCCTGACCCCCGCCGACACGGACACGTCCGCTGACACGCCGACCAGCGATCCGACACCGACGGCACCCGCCGACGACGACCCGACAACCGACCCGACGGCCGACCCGACCGCGGACCCGACGACGGACGCCGCGACGACGGGTGACGCCGCCGATGACAGCTCCGATCAGCTCGGCAACGCGCAGGCCCTCTTGCAGGATTGCCAGTCGTCGATCTCCGACACCCTCGACAAGCAGAAGGCCACGGCTGCTGCGCAGTCAGCGCTGCAGGATGCCGCCCAGAAGCTCGACGACGCGGTCGCGGCCCTGCTGAAGGCCCTGGACAACGACACGCAGACGACTACGGGTGATGTCCCGTCGCCGTCGAAGACGAGCGCGCCGACCACCGGCAGCACGCAGAAGCCGTCGACGGGATCGTCGAATGCCGCGACCGGATCAGGTTCGTCGAGTGCACCCGGCTCGTCGGGCACCGCCCCTTCGTCAGAACCATCGGGTGCCGGCTCTTCGGGCACCACCGGCTCATCGGCAGGGGCCGGCTCATCGGGAGGGGCCGGTTCATCGGCAGGGTCGGGAGGCGGCTCGGGCAGTCCCACGTCCACGAATTCGAAGACCATCACCGCGGAGCAGATCCTCGCTGACCGGGCGCAGATCGATCTCGCCCAGTCCCAGGTGTCGGTCGCCGAGCAGAACCTCGGTTTCGCAACACTGAGCAGCCCGATCTCGGGCACGGTCGTCTCCGTGGCACTGGCCGCCGGTGATGAGGTGTCGGCCGCCTCGACCACCGCCGTGATCACGGTGCAGGGCGAGGGCGGCTACATCGTGACCTCCACGGTCGCGCTCGCAAAGATCGCGAAGGTCGCCGCGGGCCAGTCCGCATCAGTGGCGCTACCCGCATTCGCCAAGACGTACACCGGAACGGTCGCGTCCATCGGCGTGCAGAACGTCTCCGAGACCTCCACACCCACGTACTCCGTGACGATAGCAATCGACGCGGGCGACGACGACGTGCGCATCGGCGCGACGGCCCGCGCCACGGTCACCCTCTCGACCGCACATGACGTGCTCACGGTGCCCAGTTCGGCCGTGACGCTCTCGGGCTCACAGGCGTCGGTCGTTCTGCTCAAGGACGGCACACCCCAACAGACGTCGGTCGAGGTCGGCGCCACAGGTACCGAGCGGATAGAGATCACGAAGGGGATCAGCGCTGGGCAGACGGTCGTACTCGCCGACCTGGATGAACAGATCGCCTCGACCTCTGACACCACCAGCTCGAACGGGCTGACCGGTCTCAGCGGATCTCGGAGCTCGCGCGGCGGGTTCACCGGCGGTGGATTCACCGGTGGCGGGTTCAGTGGGGGGCAGGGCGCCCCGCCGGCCGGCTGA